A genomic window from Thermoanaerobacterales bacterium includes:
- a CDS encoding DUF1405 domain-containing protein, translating into MRASADRKTAPGGLLAWLLARPRALVAILLVNLGGTVWGFIWYREQLAATPWYFWPFTPECPIQSLLFAAVIALRLLARPWPFLEAFTLPGLIKYGTWTVGILGHHWATGGVPDLEGVALFVAHLGMAVEGLVFLPLLVPARYLVLLVGPWFALMDWLDYGVGLHPYLPGGDQMGVATGLAAAGSIAVTLYTLTWLRSAPTVRTRRGRRARTPGRPQGR; encoded by the coding sequence GTGCGCGCGTCCGCTGACCGTAAAACCGCCCCCGGGGGCCTTTTGGCCTGGCTGCTCGCCCGCCCCCGGGCACTGGTCGCCATTCTCCTGGTCAACCTTGGCGGCACGGTTTGGGGTTTCATCTGGTACCGGGAACAACTGGCGGCCACCCCCTGGTATTTTTGGCCCTTTACTCCGGAGTGCCCCATCCAGTCCCTGCTCTTCGCCGCCGTCATCGCCCTGCGCCTTTTGGCCCGGCCCTGGCCCTTTCTCGAGGCCTTCACCCTCCCGGGCCTGATAAAGTACGGCACGTGGACCGTGGGCATCCTCGGCCACCACTGGGCGACCGGCGGCGTGCCGGACCTGGAGGGCGTCGCGCTTTTTGTCGCCCATCTCGGGATGGCCGTTGAGGGACTGGTTTTCCTGCCGCTCCTGGTACCCGCCCGTTACCTCGTGCTCCTCGTCGGGCCCTGGTTCGCCCTCATGGACTGGCTGGACTACGGCGTGGGCCTCCACCCCTACCTGCCCGGCGGGGACCAGATGGGCGTGGCTACCGGTCTGGCGGCCGCCGGGAGCATCGCCGTCACCCTCTATACCTTGACCTGGCTACGCAGCGCGCCCACCGTCCGAACGCGCCGCGGGCGCCGCGCGCGGACGCCCGGACGTCCGCAAGGCCG
- a CDS encoding acyltransferase — protein MRRLTRHPVPPDKNSLWYCYRDKSRARVVFNATVIWLARYIPWLGLKNRLYRFLGVKVGRNAAVGAMAVFDFFYPELITLGDNCVIGYNATILCHEFLVEEYRTGPVVIGPNCLIAANTTVLPGVTIGANTYVSAGSLVNRDLPPNVLAGGVPARIIRPREAVATNDVPAEIRRARVR, from the coding sequence GTGCGCCGCCTGACGAGACACCCCGTTCCTCCGGACAAGAACAGCCTGTGGTATTGTTACCGGGACAAGAGCCGTGCCCGGGTGGTCTTCAACGCCACGGTCATCTGGCTCGCACGCTACATCCCCTGGCTGGGCTTGAAGAACCGCCTTTACCGTTTCCTCGGTGTGAAGGTCGGCAGGAACGCCGCCGTCGGAGCCATGGCTGTTTTTGATTTCTTCTACCCGGAACTGATCACCCTCGGCGACAACTGCGTCATCGGCTATAACGCCACCATCCTCTGCCACGAGTTCCTGGTCGAGGAGTACCGCACCGGCCCGGTGGTCATCGGGCCCAACTGCCTCATCGCCGCCAACACCACCGTCCTGCCCGGGGTGACCATCGGGGCCAACACTTACGTGTCCGCGGGTTCCCTGGTAAACCGCGACCTGCCCCCGAATGTCCTCGCCGGCGGCGTTCCCGCCCGGATAATCAGGCCCCGCGAAGCGGTGGCCACGAATGATGTTCCCGCCGAGATCCGCCGTGCGCGCGTCCGCTGA
- a CDS encoding sulfide-dependent adenosine diphosphate thiazole synthase encodes MQLDERIIARAIIERYTERLLASLDGDVAVVGGGPAGLTAAYYLARAGLKTVLYERKLSLGGGMWGGAMMLNEIVVQESALPIMEEVGVNCQPFDEGYYTASSVESVAALTLAAARAGATLLNLVSAEDVCLHEERVSGLVLNWTAVDIARLHVDPIAARYRYVIDCTGHEARIVNLLSRKAGVTLRTPQGRTVGERPMWAEVAETQVLEYTAEVYPGLWVAGMAANAVAGGYRMGPIFGGMLLSGRRAAEQVAQALR; translated from the coding sequence ATGCAGTTGGACGAGCGCATAATAGCCAGGGCAATCATCGAACGTTATACCGAAAGGCTGCTCGCCAGCCTCGACGGGGATGTGGCCGTGGTGGGCGGCGGACCGGCCGGGCTTACGGCGGCCTACTACCTCGCCCGCGCCGGCCTGAAGACCGTCCTCTACGAGCGCAAACTAAGCCTGGGCGGCGGGATGTGGGGCGGGGCGATGATGCTCAACGAGATTGTCGTGCAGGAGTCGGCCCTGCCGATCATGGAAGAGGTGGGCGTCAACTGCCAGCCCTTCGACGAGGGCTATTACACGGCGTCGTCCGTCGAGTCGGTCGCCGCCTTAACCCTGGCCGCCGCCCGCGCCGGGGCCACCCTGCTGAACCTGGTCTCCGCCGAGGATGTCTGCCTGCATGAGGAGCGTGTCTCGGGCCTGGTCCTCAACTGGACGGCCGTGGACATCGCCCGCCTCCACGTTGACCCTATCGCCGCCCGTTACCGCTACGTCATTGATTGTACGGGACACGAGGCCCGCATCGTCAACCTTTTATCCCGCAAGGCCGGCGTTACCCTTCGCACCCCCCAGGGGCGGACCGTCGGGGAACGGCCCATGTGGGCCGAGGTCGCGGAAACCCAGGTCCTGGAATATACCGCCGAAGTCTACCCCGGGCTCTGGGTGGCGGGGATGGCCGCCAACGCCGTCGCCGGGGGCTACCGGATGGGGCCCATCTTCGGCGGAATGCTCCTTTCCGGCCGGCGCGCCGCGGAACAGGTGGCGCAGGCCTTACGATAA
- a CDS encoding diguanylate cyclase, whose product MPFGLHLVLLGLLVGTLGYIVARSSRTMVYVCLVVNHLLAMGFVLGRYLYLTTSGGGGERTFLVGHLSCLMLLGLGWLIFALYDTQTVPGWKTIGILHVPVLAAIAVITATAAPATNIMADAFSGVYFLSGGAPFQYSLAVTSLYAMAAAGVLAGKVRRRRLASRFQAGFLLAGVLIPLISAGFETLLFGAGVRLPAGTPALPVIGVTLGALCFVIGVLRYHVVDIVRQGVYENLREVVLVLDLEGRVVDANLAARRLFGGQWPLHDMAQIRSRVEDRLESPDLFDDLARHMEQGTMAPFEGELRLTEDTRTRYLTVYALPVEAQAGMVGWAVTMGDVTGLRRDLDRARFQAMTDDLTGLYNRRFVSHELLREVELCARTEANLAVLLIDVDHFKEVNDAYGHQIGDRVLAAVAHVIKENLRPTDTVGRFGGEEFIVMCPGSDLAGGMRLAERLRRAVADCRIPVDNVIVRVTISVGVTAWQGGAETVSEVVIDKMLREADEALYRAKNKGRNRVAGVPKGIGEVS is encoded by the coding sequence GTGCCGTTTGGTCTGCACCTGGTTTTGCTGGGGTTGCTGGTCGGTACTTTAGGATATATCGTGGCCAGAAGCAGCCGGACCATGGTGTACGTCTGCCTCGTGGTGAACCATCTGCTGGCCATGGGGTTTGTGCTCGGCCGGTATCTTTACCTGACAACATCCGGCGGCGGGGGGGAAAGGACCTTTCTCGTTGGACACCTGTCCTGCCTCATGCTCCTGGGACTGGGCTGGTTGATCTTCGCCCTCTATGACACTCAAACCGTCCCCGGCTGGAAGACGATCGGGATTCTCCATGTGCCGGTGCTGGCAGCGATCGCCGTTATCACGGCCACGGCCGCCCCGGCGACAAACATTATGGCTGATGCTTTCTCCGGCGTATATTTCTTAAGTGGCGGAGCACCGTTCCAGTATTCTCTGGCCGTAACGAGCCTTTACGCCATGGCTGCCGCCGGCGTCTTAGCGGGTAAGGTACGCCGGCGCCGCCTGGCCTCCCGCTTTCAGGCCGGGTTCTTACTGGCTGGAGTCCTGATACCGCTTATATCGGCAGGGTTTGAAACGTTGCTTTTCGGTGCCGGCGTTAGGCTGCCTGCCGGGACACCGGCCTTACCGGTCATCGGGGTCACCCTCGGCGCCCTTTGCTTCGTGATAGGCGTCCTCCGTTACCACGTCGTTGATATTGTGCGGCAGGGGGTATATGAAAATCTGCGCGAGGTGGTGCTGGTTCTGGACCTGGAAGGGCGGGTGGTGGACGCCAACCTGGCCGCGCGGCGCCTGTTCGGCGGGCAGTGGCCCTTACATGACATGGCCCAGATACGGTCCAGGGTGGAAGACAGGTTGGAAAGCCCTGACCTTTTCGATGACCTTGCGAGGCATATGGAACAAGGCACAATGGCCCCTTTTGAAGGGGAATTGCGCCTGACGGAGGATACCAGGACCCGTTATCTGACGGTTTACGCCTTGCCGGTGGAGGCACAGGCAGGAATGGTCGGCTGGGCGGTCACGATGGGCGACGTCACAGGGTTGCGCCGGGACCTCGACCGGGCGCGGTTCCAGGCGATGACCGACGACCTGACAGGCCTTTATAACCGCCGCTTTGTGAGCCATGAGCTTTTGCGGGAGGTCGAACTTTGCGCCCGGACGGAGGCCAACCTGGCGGTTCTCCTGATCGATGTCGACCATTTCAAGGAAGTGAATGATGCCTATGGCCACCAGATCGGTGACCGGGTGCTGGCCGCGGTAGCGCACGTCATCAAGGAGAATCTTCGCCCTACGGACACCGTGGGGCGGTTCGGCGGCGAAGAGTTCATCGTTATGTGTCCGGGGAGCGACCTTGCCGGGGGAATGCGCCTGGCGGAGCGGCTCCGGCGCGCCGTCGCGGATTGCCGGATCCCCGTCGACAACGTGATCGTACGGGTCACCATCAGCGTAGGAGTGACGGCCTGGCAGGGAGGGGCGGAAACGGTCAGCGAGGTGGTAATCGATAAGATGTTGCGCGAGGCGGATGAGGCCCTTTACCGCGCCAAGAACAAGGGGCGGAACCGTGTGGCCGGCGTGCCCAAGGGCATAGGCGAGGTATCGTGA
- a CDS encoding IS110 family transposase gives MRAIFCGIDVSADSCVVLCVDQSGQPLGQSRTFSNDLAGAEELTAFLLELAQKQRATRLEVGLEATSVYGVHLRNFLVAVPSLAALETKVYEINPALVAGFKKSFPKRPKTDSLDAFAIAERVRFGHLTPFSQERLVTEPLLQLTRLRLHLVQTLAVEQNRAYNYIYLKFSNYRREKPFSSVFGRSSLAVLNDYTPEELLNLELEDLAAFILENGNNRLGDPEEYARSLKATARRAYRLHPQMGSAVETALAMTISNIDFLKGQVRKLDRLIARELDAIPQTLTTVPGIGPVLASGIVAEIGDIRRFAGQAALAQYAGLTWNRYQSGNFDAEDKSLTKTGNRYLRYYLVEAANSLRVHNEEYRSYYQAKYAEVTKHQHKRALVLTARKFVRLVYALLSKGQIYAPGQVNI, from the coding sequence GTGCGTGCGATTTTCTGCGGCATCGATGTGAGCGCCGACTCCTGCGTGGTCTTGTGTGTTGACCAGTCCGGCCAGCCCTTGGGTCAAAGCAGAACGTTCAGCAATGACCTGGCCGGGGCAGAGGAATTGACCGCCTTCCTGCTGGAACTGGCCCAAAAGCAGCGGGCTACCCGGCTGGAGGTCGGCCTGGAGGCTACCTCGGTTTACGGGGTCCACCTGCGCAACTTCCTGGTGGCTGTACCATCCCTGGCCGCTTTGGAGACGAAGGTCTACGAGATCAATCCGGCCCTGGTGGCGGGCTTCAAGAAGTCCTTTCCCAAACGCCCCAAGACGGACAGCCTGGACGCTTTCGCCATTGCTGAACGGGTACGCTTCGGCCATCTTACGCCGTTCTCCCAGGAACGGCTGGTGACCGAGCCCCTCCTGCAGTTGACCCGTCTGCGCCTGCACCTGGTGCAGACGCTGGCGGTGGAGCAAAACCGCGCCTATAACTACATCTACCTGAAGTTCTCCAACTACCGCCGGGAGAAGCCCTTCAGCTCGGTCTTCGGTCGCTCTTCCCTGGCCGTGCTCAATGACTATACCCCGGAGGAGCTGCTGAATCTGGAACTGGAAGATCTGGCCGCCTTTATCCTGGAAAACGGCAACAACCGCCTGGGCGACCCGGAGGAATATGCCCGTTCCCTTAAGGCTACGGCCCGCCGCGCCTACCGCCTGCATCCCCAGATGGGCTCGGCGGTGGAGACGGCCCTGGCCATGACCATCAGCAATATCGATTTCCTGAAAGGCCAGGTCCGCAAGCTGGACAGGCTCATCGCCCGGGAACTGGACGCTATCCCGCAGACTTTGACCACCGTCCCCGGCATCGGGCCGGTCCTGGCTTCCGGCATCGTGGCCGAGATCGGGGATATCAGGCGCTTCGCCGGCCAGGCGGCCCTGGCCCAGTACGCGGGCCTCACCTGGAACAGGTATCAGTCCGGCAACTTCGATGCCGAGGACAAAAGCCTTACCAAGACCGGTAACCGCTACCTTCGCTACTACCTGGTGGAGGCGGCCAACTCGTTGCGGGTGCACAACGAGGAATACCGCTCCTATTACCAGGCCAAATATGCCGAGGTTACCAAACACCAGCACAAGCGGGCTTTAGTCTTAACCGCACGGAAGTTCGTTCGTCTGGTCTATGCACTGCTGAGCAAAGGCCAAATCTATGCGCCGGGGCAGGTGAACATTTAA
- a CDS encoding alkaline phosphatase family protein — MLLKGLAKLTLLFVVLALVPLLAFATGGNIDPDQAPEQVPRYTRHVFLVVVDGLRADILQKVQAPNINGIGSAGVRVPETIPVFPPTLEASTGTILTGTDPSLHRFLKPGDRLAEPTVLEVLEKQNIGTAFFDGSNGRLKGLSRGARHYHACGNDGEVIEAALKYLGEKKPYVSVMVLSGPGKALALSGPDSDEYARAVSEADNRIGELLNFLHQQGLYDQSLFMMTGTGDAPPLIVKGLQFKCGVVLPPAGVIDVAPTLAYVLGSKLPEASGLILWNAMEPGSFQNGLYLMEQRIKDLAQAQVNAYQEIYRLRDEQYQVQDEKARLTAERDETSQAISERDRKIGSLELKVKALVATIFLLLILFGVGYLWEYRYLKKKFLLFS; from the coding sequence ATGCTTCTTAAGGGCTTGGCTAAGCTGACCCTGCTTTTTGTGGTACTAGCCCTGGTGCCGCTCCTGGCGTTTGCTACCGGGGGAAATATAGACCCGGACCAAGCGCCTGAGCAGGTCCCCCGATACACACGCCATGTCTTTTTGGTGGTTGTCGACGGCCTTCGTGCGGACATACTGCAAAAGGTGCAGGCGCCTAACATCAACGGGATCGGCTCGGCCGGAGTGCGTGTGCCGGAGACCATCCCCGTTTTCCCTCCAACCCTTGAGGCCAGCACAGGGACCATCCTGACCGGCACCGATCCTTCTCTTCACCGGTTTCTGAAGCCGGGTGACCGCCTGGCCGAGCCGACGGTTTTGGAAGTGTTGGAGAAGCAGAATATAGGCACCGCTTTTTTTGACGGCAGCAACGGCCGATTGAAAGGCCTGTCCCGGGGAGCGCGGCATTATCATGCCTGCGGCAACGACGGAGAGGTGATCGAGGCCGCGCTCAAATACCTCGGGGAGAAGAAGCCCTACGTAAGCGTAATGGTTCTCAGCGGGCCAGGGAAGGCCCTTGCGCTGTCCGGTCCGGACAGCGACGAGTACGCCCGGGCGGTCAGCGAGGCCGACAACCGGATAGGCGAACTGTTGAACTTCCTGCACCAGCAAGGGCTGTATGACCAGTCGCTGTTCATGATGACGGGCACGGGCGATGCGCCGCCACTGATTGTTAAGGGCCTGCAGTTTAAGTGCGGGGTGGTGTTGCCCCCGGCGGGAGTCATCGATGTCGCCCCCACCCTGGCCTACGTTCTGGGCAGCAAGCTCCCGGAAGCGAGCGGGCTGATACTCTGGAACGCGATGGAGCCCGGCTCCTTCCAGAACGGGCTCTATCTCATGGAGCAGCGGATCAAGGACCTGGCACAGGCACAGGTGAACGCCTATCAGGAGATCTACCGGCTGCGGGACGAACAGTACCAGGTGCAGGACGAGAAGGCGCGGTTGACGGCTGAAAGGGACGAGACTTCGCAGGCCATCAGCGAGCGCGACCGGAAGATCGGGAGCCTGGAACTCAAGGTGAAGGCGCTGGTAGCTACTATCTTCTTACTCTTGATCCTTTTCGGTGTCGGTTATCTATGGGAGTATCGCTATCTGAAGAAGAAATTCCTGCTCTTCTCATAA
- the acsC gene encoding acetyl-CoA decarbonylase/synthase complex subunit gamma, whose protein sequence is MALTGLQIFKLLPRTNCRECGQATCLAFAMQLAAGRASLDLCPHAGPEVRDALSAATEPPIALVRIGGGERAVEIGHETVLFRHEKRFVRPTAIAVTVSDRLGPDDVAARVRAIDNLSFERVGQVVGVDLAAIRHETDRVEDFAAAVRAARKHSRLALALLAPGDPAALEAGLEAAGVDRPLVYAATEADWDEVTRLAMRFKAPLAVYADGLDNLASLVEKVAGLGHRELVLDPGGRTAGRVVAEQTLIRRLAVERRFRPFGYPTVCFAGDADRIDQIMAATVQIAKYAAVTVLNTADPADVLPLVTWRLNLYTDPQKPIAIEAGVYEVGRPGPDAPVFLTTNFSLTYFCVIGDIEASRTDAFVLPVDTDGTSVLTAWAAGKLSPERITAFLEQSGIGERVNHRRLIIPGGLAALRDKLEQVSGWEVLIGPRESSAIPAFLRTRRPGQARREEG, encoded by the coding sequence ATGGCGCTGACCGGGTTGCAGATCTTTAAACTGCTGCCCCGTACGAACTGCCGGGAATGCGGACAGGCTACGTGCCTGGCTTTTGCAATGCAATTGGCGGCCGGAAGGGCATCGCTTGACCTTTGCCCGCATGCCGGCCCCGAGGTGCGGGATGCGCTGAGCGCGGCGACGGAACCTCCGATTGCCCTGGTTCGCATTGGCGGCGGGGAGCGCGCGGTCGAAATCGGGCACGAGACCGTCCTCTTCCGGCATGAGAAGCGCTTCGTGCGCCCGACGGCCATCGCGGTAACGGTTTCGGACCGGCTGGGTCCGGATGATGTGGCGGCGCGGGTACGGGCCATCGATAATCTCTCTTTCGAGCGCGTCGGACAGGTGGTCGGAGTCGACCTTGCGGCGATAAGGCATGAAACGGACCGGGTGGAGGATTTCGCGGCCGCCGTCCGGGCCGCCCGCAAGCATAGCCGGCTGGCCCTGGCACTTCTGGCGCCCGGGGATCCGGCGGCGCTGGAAGCCGGCCTGGAGGCGGCGGGCGTGGACCGGCCCCTGGTTTATGCCGCGACCGAGGCCGACTGGGATGAGGTTACCCGTCTGGCTATGCGCTTCAAGGCCCCGCTGGCCGTTTACGCCGACGGTTTGGATAACCTGGCGTCGCTGGTGGAGAAGGTGGCCGGATTGGGTCACCGGGAACTCGTGTTGGACCCGGGAGGGCGGACGGCCGGCCGGGTGGTGGCCGAACAGACCCTCATCCGGCGCCTGGCGGTTGAGCGCCGGTTTCGCCCCTTCGGTTACCCGACGGTCTGCTTCGCCGGGGATGCGGACAGGATAGACCAGATAATGGCGGCCACGGTCCAGATAGCGAAGTATGCCGCCGTAACGGTGTTGAACACCGCCGATCCGGCGGATGTCCTGCCGCTCGTCACCTGGCGGCTGAACCTCTACACCGACCCGCAAAAGCCGATCGCCATTGAGGCCGGGGTCTACGAAGTCGGCCGGCCCGGGCCGGACGCGCCGGTGTTCCTGACGACGAACTTCTCGCTGACCTACTTCTGCGTCATCGGGGATATTGAGGCTTCCCGCACCGACGCCTTCGTTCTGCCGGTGGATACCGACGGGACCTCGGTCCTCACGGCCTGGGCGGCCGGGAAACTATCCCCCGAGAGAATTACGGCCTTCCTGGAGCAGTCCGGGATCGGCGAACGTGTGAATCACAGGCGTCTGATCATTCCCGGGGGTCTGGCCGCATTGCGGGACAAGCTGGAGCAGGTCTCCGGCTGGGAAGTCCTTATAGGGCCGCGCGAGTCGTCTGCCATTCCGGCTTTCCTGCGTACGCGTCGGCCCGGTCAGGCGCGGCGGGAAGAGGGGTAG
- a CDS encoding acetyl-CoA decarbonylase/synthase complex subunit delta: MRFLPGGVTVEGTPGENLVVPAAWAGIALRGACGGEGTCGRGRQGAVKYQERGRARGNMAVEVVRERWKGRVIEVTLGREPNRVSFGGDGALPFLHFEGPIPHRPAVVLEVWDRVDGDFPPLLFGAFGPVLQDPAEWARRAVALGADMVALRLVSTDPDGFNAGAPEAVNGAQAVAAAVDVPLIVLGCGVESRDAEVLPAVAAALEGRGCLIGTVTAENYRPVVEACKIHGHAVVATSPLDINLAKQLNILITDAGLPLERIVMDPSIGPLGYGLDYAYSIMERMRLGALGGDRMLAPPVVCFVGYEAWKTKEALAVDRPEWGEQAERAVLWEAVTAATLAQAGGSLFVFRHPEAMRRFQKQIGELMAGWRDER, from the coding sequence GTGCGCTTCCTGCCCGGCGGTGTCACCGTCGAGGGCACGCCCGGAGAGAACCTGGTTGTACCGGCGGCATGGGCCGGGATCGCCCTCCGGGGCGCCTGCGGCGGAGAAGGGACCTGCGGCCGTGGCCGGCAGGGAGCCGTAAAATATCAGGAACGGGGACGGGCGAGAGGGAACATGGCTGTAGAAGTCGTAAGGGAAAGATGGAAGGGGCGCGTCATAGAAGTAACCCTCGGGCGGGAACCGAACCGGGTCAGCTTCGGCGGTGACGGTGCGCTGCCCTTCCTGCACTTCGAGGGACCCATTCCGCACCGGCCCGCCGTTGTTCTTGAGGTTTGGGACCGGGTCGACGGGGACTTCCCGCCCTTGCTTTTCGGGGCGTTCGGCCCGGTGCTGCAAGACCCGGCGGAATGGGCACGGCGCGCCGTGGCCCTGGGGGCCGACATGGTGGCGCTCCGGCTGGTGAGCACCGACCCGGATGGGTTTAACGCCGGGGCACCCGAGGCGGTGAACGGGGCGCAGGCGGTAGCGGCCGCCGTGGACGTGCCGCTTATCGTCCTGGGTTGCGGCGTGGAGTCGCGGGACGCCGAGGTCCTGCCGGCGGTGGCGGCCGCGCTTGAGGGCCGGGGCTGCCTCATAGGGACGGTCACGGCCGAGAATTACCGGCCGGTGGTTGAGGCCTGCAAGATCCACGGGCATGCCGTCGTCGCCACCAGTCCCCTGGACATCAACCTGGCCAAACAGCTTAACATCCTGATCACTGATGCCGGCCTGCCGTTGGAGAGGATTGTGATGGACCCCTCCATCGGCCCGCTCGGGTACGGTCTGGACTACGCCTATTCAATTATGGAACGTATGCGGCTCGGCGCCCTGGGAGGCGACCGCATGCTGGCACCGCCGGTCGTATGTTTTGTCGGCTACGAGGCCTGGAAGACAAAGGAGGCCCTGGCCGTTGATCGTCCGGAGTGGGGGGAGCAGGCGGAGCGCGCCGTCCTGTGGGAGGCGGTCACCGCCGCCACCCTGGCTCAGGCCGGGGGCTCGCTGTTCGTCTTCCGGCACCCGGAGGCCATGCGGCGCTTTCAGAAACAGATCGGCGAGTTAATGGCGGGATGGAGGGATGAACGTTGA
- a CDS encoding dihydropteroate synthase, protein MILIGERINGMFRDIRESVADRDKEPVAAWARRQAAAGAHYLDINTGPGVGPDEAPEVMAWLVRTAQDACGLPCCLDSPHAEVLRAGLETHRGRAIINSTSADQEKMDVLFPLAVEYGAAIIGLAMNEKGVPKDANDRLALAMELVANADAHGLAMDDLFIDPLILPVNVAQEHAPEVLETLRGVKLLASPAPLTVVGLSNVSQRAPDRPLINRTFAVMAVAAGLDAAILDVEDADLLDAIATARVLMNKEVYCDSYLKVFRAR, encoded by the coding sequence TTGATCCTTATCGGAGAACGCATCAATGGTATGTTCCGTGACATCCGGGAGTCGGTCGCCGACCGGGACAAAGAGCCGGTAGCCGCTTGGGCCCGGCGGCAGGCCGCGGCCGGGGCGCATTACCTGGACATCAACACCGGTCCCGGCGTCGGGCCGGACGAGGCGCCGGAGGTCATGGCCTGGCTGGTGCGTACGGCGCAGGATGCCTGCGGTCTGCCCTGCTGCCTTGACTCTCCGCATGCGGAGGTCCTGCGTGCGGGTTTGGAGACGCACCGGGGCCGGGCGATCATCAACTCGACCAGCGCCGACCAGGAGAAGATGGATGTCCTCTTCCCGCTGGCGGTCGAATACGGGGCAGCGATCATCGGCCTGGCGATGAATGAGAAGGGCGTCCCCAAGGACGCCAACGACCGGCTGGCCCTGGCCATGGAGCTGGTGGCCAATGCCGACGCCCACGGCCTGGCCATGGATGACCTTTTCATCGATCCCCTCATCCTGCCCGTTAACGTGGCTCAGGAGCACGCCCCTGAGGTACTGGAAACCCTGCGGGGAGTGAAACTCCTGGCCAGTCCGGCGCCGCTTACGGTTGTGGGTCTTTCCAACGTCTCGCAACGTGCGCCGGACCGGCCGCTGATCAACCGGACCTTTGCCGTAATGGCGGTGGCCGCCGGTTTGGACGCGGCGATCCTGGACGTCGAGGACGCGGACCTGCTCGACGCCATTGCCACGGCGCGGGTGCTCATGAATAAAGAAGTCTACTGCGACAGTTACCTGAAGGTTTTCCGGGCGCGGTAA